One genomic window of Candidatus Methylomirabilis lanthanidiphila includes the following:
- the epsE gene encoding Putative glycosyltransferase EpsE, protein MIYPTVAIITRTKDRTLLLRRAIESVLDQTFQDWIMVIVNDGGAKAPVDELVEAYQDRFRGRSYVIHNETCLGMEAASNIGLKGSDSRYIVIHDDDDSWHPRFLQRCIGFLDTNTYPRIAGVITHTVRVLERIQYDRVVVEGKEPFNTWCKSVTIYRMAASNIFPPISFVYERRVFDRIGYYREDLPVLGDWEFNLRFMGQYDIFLIPEQLAFYHHRLGVTSGVFSNSVVGGDSQHLFYDTLLRNELLREDLENNRIGLGYLTNISKSFDILHGQLSLITDVMDRLKRIQWLKRLLKRGLK, encoded by the coding sequence GTGATCTATCCGACAGTAGCTATCATTACAAGAACAAAGGACAGGACGTTGCTTTTACGGCGTGCCATCGAGAGTGTCCTGGATCAGACCTTTCAGGACTGGATCATGGTGATTGTCAATGACGGAGGGGCGAAAGCGCCCGTCGATGAGTTGGTTGAGGCGTATCAGGATCGTTTCAGAGGTCGCTCCTACGTGATTCACAATGAGACCTGCCTCGGTATGGAGGCCGCATCGAATATCGGTCTCAAAGGATCGGACAGCCGTTATATTGTTATCCACGATGACGACGATTCGTGGCATCCGAGGTTCCTCCAGCGATGCATCGGATTCCTTGATACTAATACCTATCCACGCATAGCCGGAGTCATCACCCATACAGTTCGAGTACTCGAGCGGATCCAATATGATCGGGTCGTCGTCGAGGGGAAAGAGCCCTTCAATACGTGGTGTAAATCCGTAACAATTTATCGAATGGCGGCGAGCAACATCTTCCCGCCGATCTCCTTCGTATACGAGAGACGGGTGTTTGATCGGATCGGTTACTATCGGGAAGATCTGCCGGTTCTCGGTGATTGGGAGTTCAATTTGAGGTTCATGGGGCAGTACGATATCTTTCTGATCCCTGAGCAGCTGGCCTTTTATCACCATCGACTTGGTGTGACGAGCGGCGTATTCAGCAACTCGGTCGTCGGAGGTGACAGCCAACACCTCTTTTACGATACCCTGCTGCGGAATGAGCTGCTTCGTGAGGATCTTGAGAACAACCGAATCGGCCTGGGGTATCTCACGAACATCAGCAAGAGTTTCGATATCCTGCACGGACAGTTATCGTTGATCACTGATGTGATGGATCGGCTGAAGAGAATCCAGTGGCTCAAGCGACTTCTCAAGAGAGGGCTGAAATGA